Part of the Pseudomonas chlororaphis genome, CCACTGGGCGAGATCACGGAACAGCAGTACGACGACACCTTCAATCGCAACGTAAAAGGCGTGCTGTTCACGGTGCAAAAGGCGCTGCCGCTGCTGGCCCCAAAAGCCTCGGTGATTCTCACCGGCTCCACGGCAGGCAGCTCGGGCACCGCCGCCTTCAGTGTCTACGCCGCGTCCAAGGCCGCCGTGCGCGCCTTTGCACGCAACTGGATTCTGGATTTGAAAGACCGACAGGTACGCATCAACACGATCAGCCCCGGCGCCACGCGCACGCCTGGCCTGGTTGAATTGGCCGGCCCCGATGCCGCTCAGCAACAAGGCTTACTCGACTACTTGGCATCGCTGATCCCAATGGGACGTGTCGGTGAAGCCGAAGAAATCGCCAGCGCAGCGTTGTTCCTGGCCTCGGATGACGCCAGCTTCGTCAACGGTATCGAACTGTTTGTCGACGGCGGCCAGGCGCAAATCTGAGCACTCAGCGAGCGACTCCCCTGGGACGGCGCTTATAACCGTTCATCAAACGCGGCCCACTGCTATCAACGAAACAGCGTTATTGGCGTTGAACCACACTAGCAGTGGACCAACCGCAGGTAAGGAGCACGCATGACCCAAGCTTTCAACATCAGCGATCTCACCAAGCACTCCGTGCCTGACGATTTGCAGGTCACGAGCGCCAGTAGCCGGGTCAGCAAGAACCCGATCGAACTCATCGTGCAGGGTACCCCTGGCAGTGATTACCTGCGCGGTGGGCTGGCCAACGAGCTGTTGATGGGCGGAGCCGGCAACGACCAGATAGTCAGCGGGGGTGGCAATGACGTGATGGTCCCCGGTGCCGGATTCGACACCTTGTACGGTGGCGCCGGCAGCGATGTATTTCGCTTCGACCGCCTCGGCGACAGCTATATCAAGGCCGGAAGCGAGTTCACCGATGCCATCAGCTATTTTGATCCCGCCCACGATGTCCTCGACCTGTCAGCTCTGGGCTTTAGCCATCTGGGCAATGGCTACGGCGATACCCTGCACATACGTAGCGAGCCCCTGCGCGGCATCTACATTTTGGAAAACTACGAGCAAGACCATAATGGCCGGCATTTTGCCGTGCAGTTCCTGTCCAACAGCGGCCTGATTACCGATGCCAACTTGCAACCGCTGATCAACGGTACCTCGCACGACGACCTGCTGGTGGGAACCGACGCTGGCGAAACCATCAAGGCCGGCGCTGGCCGCGACACTATCGAAGCGAGTGCGGGCAATGACCGGCTATTTGGAGGCGCCGGCGGCGACACACTGAGCGGCGGCGCGGGTGCCGACACCTTTGTGTATAACCAGCTCAGCGACAGCTACCGCAACGATGCCAGTGGCAGCTACAGCCACCGCGACCTGATCACCGATTTCAATGGCAACGACCATGACATGATCGACGTGTCCGCGCTGACCTTCACCGGGTTGGGTAACGGCTACAACGGCACGCTGAAGGTGGTCCTCAACCTGGCGGGCGACACCACCGCGCTTAAATCACTGGAGGCCGATGCCAACGGTAACCGCTTCGAAATCCTGCTCAGTGGGAACCACGTCAGTGAACTTAATGCCAGCAGCGTGCTGTTCGCCCCGCCCAGTAATGCGACAACTGTGATTACCCCGCAGCCGATCACACCGGTGAATCTGGCCGGCGACGATAAGGCCAATACCCTGTATGGCTACTGGGGCGACGATACTCTGGCCGCCGGTGCCGGAAACGACACCCTTGAGGGTAACGCTGGCAACGACGTGCTGACCGGTGGGTTGGGCGCGGACAAGCTCACCGGCGGCACAGGCAACGACCGTTTCGTGTTCACCAGCAGCGGCGACAGCTATGCAGGCAGCAGCGACCTGATCACTGACTTCATCTGGGGCGAAGACAAGCTCGACGTCTCCGCGCTCGGCGTAACCGGTTTGGGCGACGGCCGTAACGGCACCTTGCGCATGACCTACGATGAAATCAACGAACGCACTTACCTGCGTAGTAGCGAGCCAGGTGCCGATGGGCACGCCTTTCAGGTCACGCTAGCCGGATTCGATTACACGCACTTGATCACCAATGCCGACCTGGTGGTTGCCGATACGACAGAGATCGGGCTCATTGGGCACACCACTGTTGACTACTTGAGCTAGCACTTCCCTCACAGCCGGCCATCAGCCCCCACCTTTAGTTATGCAACGGCTACGGTGTGGGGTGCTGACCGCAGCTACGAGTCGAAAGCAGGCGTCTGAAATCGTCCGTTTTTTGGCCAGAAGCGGCCTTTGGCAATGGCGGCTATCGGCCCAGAGTGTGTAAAAACGCTAAGGGGTCTCACTTTTAGGTTCTTCACCTGTCGGAAATCTATAAGCCTCGTGTCCCCGCACTCATACCGTCTTGACGTTAACAGCTGCGCCGATAGTGCCTCCGGAAACAGATACGATGTAGTCGGCCGCTCTTTGGCAAAGGGTGGCGTGCGATGAACGGATTACGAGGGTAAGAGGCATGAGCGAGAGCGGGTCAATGTCGATACGTTCTCCTGATGTGCCGCGAAGCGACAATGTCAGTTCCGTCCATTGGCGATCATCTGAACCTGCGCAGTCACCGTCAGAGTCAACATCACATCCGGTTCCCCATAGATGTTCAGCAATGCAATAGAAGGCCGGCAATGGTCTTTCTGGCGTGATTTGAATGGAATAGCAAGTAGACATGATTTGTTGGCCGTGCCTATCTGTCAGGAGGAGAAAGGGTATCTCGGAGCCTGAGGCT contains:
- a CDS encoding oxidoreductase — translated: MTNKLEGKIALVTGGTTGIGLATAKRFAQEGAHVYITGRRQAELNAALAAVGNATGVQVDSSKLDQLDALYRQIGATHGRIDVLFVNAGGGSMLPLGEITEQQYDDTFNRNVKGVLFTVQKALPLLAPKASVILTGSTAGSSGTAAFSVYAASKAAVRAFARNWILDLKDRQVRINTISPGATRTPGLVELAGPDAAQQQGLLDYLASLIPMGRVGEAEEIASAALFLASDDASFVNGIELFVDGGQAQI
- a CDS encoding calcium-binding protein; translation: MTQAFNISDLTKHSVPDDLQVTSASSRVSKNPIELIVQGTPGSDYLRGGLANELLMGGAGNDQIVSGGGNDVMVPGAGFDTLYGGAGSDVFRFDRLGDSYIKAGSEFTDAISYFDPAHDVLDLSALGFSHLGNGYGDTLHIRSEPLRGIYILENYEQDHNGRHFAVQFLSNSGLITDANLQPLINGTSHDDLLVGTDAGETIKAGAGRDTIEASAGNDRLFGGAGGDTLSGGAGADTFVYNQLSDSYRNDASGSYSHRDLITDFNGNDHDMIDVSALTFTGLGNGYNGTLKVVLNLAGDTTALKSLEADANGNRFEILLSGNHVSELNASSVLFAPPSNATTVITPQPITPVNLAGDDKANTLYGYWGDDTLAAGAGNDTLEGNAGNDVLTGGLGADKLTGGTGNDRFVFTSSGDSYAGSSDLITDFIWGEDKLDVSALGVTGLGDGRNGTLRMTYDEINERTYLRSSEPGADGHAFQVTLAGFDYTHLITNADLVVADTTEIGLIGHTTVDYLS